GGACCTCGGCGCGCTGCTCGGCGGCGCCCTCATCACCGAGAGCGTGTTCGGGCTGCCCGGCATCGGGCGGCTCACCATCGACTCGATCGACAAGTCCGACCAGCCGGTCGTGATGGGCGTGGCGCTGCTGGCCGCGTTCTTCATCACGTTCGCCAACCTCGCCGTGGACCTGCTCTACGCCGCGATCGACCCCCAGGTGAGATTCACATGAGCGAACCGGGGGGTGTGGGAAGTCGCCCCCCGCAAGGAGCACGCATGAGCCTGTTGAGCGTCCGGGACCTCGCCGTGGAGTTCCGTACCGCGAAGGGGCCGGTCCGCGCGGTGGACGGGCTGTCGTTCTCCCTGGAGGAGGGCCGCACCCTCGGCATCGTCGGCGAGTCCGGGTCCGGCAAGTCCGCGGCCAGCCTGGCGATCATGGGGCTGCTCGGCGGCGCCCGGGTGAGCGGGTCGATCGAACTGGCGGGGACCCAGGTCGTCGGGGCGGACCGCGAGCGCGTCCGCGCGCTGCGCGGCCGGAAGGTCGCGATGATCTTCCAGGACCCGCTGTCGTCGCTGCATCCCCACTACAGCGTGGGCGAGCAGATCGCCGAGGCGCGGCGGCTGCACTTCGGCGCGTCCCGCCGCGCGGCGCGCGGGGAGGCCGTCCGGCTGCTCGCCGACGTCGGCATCCCCGATCCCGGGGAGCGGGCGGGCGACCACCCGCACCGGTTCTCCGGCGGCATGCGCCAGCGCGTGATGATCGCCATGGCGCTGGCCTGCGAGCCCGACCTGCTGATCGCCGACGAGCCGACCACCGCGCTGGACGTGACCGTGCAGGCGCAGATCCTGGAGCTGATCGCCCGGATCCAGCGCGAGCGCGGGCTGGCGGTCCTGATGATCACACATGATCTGGGGGTGGTCGCGCGGGTCGCCGACGACGTCCTGGTGATGTACGCGGGACGGGCCGTCGAGCGGGCGCCGGCCGACGCGCTGTTCGCCGTGCCCCTGCACCCCTACACCCGCGGCCTCCTCGGCTCCCTTCCCCGGCTCACCGGCCCGCCCGGCGAGCTGGCCCCGATCGCGGGCGCCCCGCCGTCTCCGCTGTCTCCGCCGGCGGGGTGCCCGTTCCATCCGCGATGCGCCGAACGGGTCGAGGTGTGCGGGACCACCCGTCCGGTGCTCCTCGGCACGTCCCATCAGGCGGCCTGCCACCTGCTCACCACCGCGAAGGGGACGACCGGATGACGGCGCTGCTCCGCCTGGAAGGACTGACCAAGACGTTCCGGACACGGCGCGGCGCCGTCCGGGCGGTGGACGGCCTGAACCTCGAGGTGCGGGCCGGGGAGACGCTCGGCCTGGTCGGCGAGTCCGGCTGCGGCAAGTCCACGACCGGGCGGATGCTCGTCCGGCTCCTGGACCCCACCGCCGGGCGGATCACCTTCGACGGCGAGGACATCACCGGGCTGTCCCAGCGGGCGATGCGGCCGCTGCGCCGCGACCTGCAGATCATCTTCCAGGACCCGTTCGCCTCGCTGAACCCGCGCCACACGGTCGGCTCCATCGTGGCCGAGCCGCTGCGGGTGCAGGGCGAGCGGGACCCGCGGCCCCGCGTCCAGGAGATGCTGGAGTACGTCGGGCTCGGCGCCGAGCACCTCGACCGGTACCCGCACGAGTTCTCCGGCGGCCAGGCCCAGCGGATCGGGATCGCCCGCGCCCTCGTCACCGGCCCCCGGCTGGTCGTCGCGGACGAACCGGTGTCGGCGCTGGACGTGTCGATCCAGGCCCAGATCGTCAACCTGCTGGCCGGCCTCCAGCGGCGGCTCGGCCTGGCGTACGTGTTCATCGCCCACGACCTGGCGGTGGTCCGGCACGTGTGCGACCGGATCGCCGTGATGTACCTCGGCCGGATCGTGGAGACGGGCGCCCGGGACGTGGTCTACGGCGCGCCGGCGCACCCCTACACGAGGGCTCTGCTGTCGGCGGTCCCGCTGCCCGACCCGGTGGCCGAACGGGCGCGGGAGCGCGTCGTGCTCCGCGGCGACCCGCCGAGCCCGTCGGCGCCGCCGCCGGGCTGCCCCTTCCACCCGCGCTGCTTCAAGGCGCAGGAGCGGTGCCGCGCCGAGCCGCCGTCCCTCCGGATGGCCGCGGGCCGCCAGGTCGCCTGCCACTACCCGGAGACCGAGCCGTTCACCCCGTGACGGAGCCGCTCACGCCGTGACGGAGCCGCTCACGCCGTGACGGAGCCGCTCACGCCGTGACGGAGCCGGGGCCGGACCTCTCGGTCCGGCCCCGGCGATCGTGTTGCGGGGGGTCGGATCAGTACTCGGACTTCACCGTCACTCCGTTGAACGCCTGCTTCCCGTAGAGGCTGATGTAGTTGTAGCCCGCGGGCGGGCTGGTGATGGTCAGGGTCTCGTTGTTGCCGGTGTTGACGGACCTCTGGGTGTAGGACGTCGACGTGGCCCAGGTGGTGGGGCTGTAGTACAGGTCCGCGTCGCCGGTGCCGCCCGACGAGGTGATCTTGATCGACCGCGTGCCGGCCGGCACGTACAGGTACAGGTAGGCCAGGTTGCCCTGGGTGGCCGACAGGTTGCTCCGCTGGCAGTTCTGCCCGAGCTGGCGGGTGTCCGTCCCGGTGCACTCGGTCGTCCCGCCGCCACCGGCCGACACCGCCAGCTGCTTCGTCGCGGTGCCGGTGGCGCCCTTGTCGTCGGTGACGGTGAGGGAGACGGTGTAGGTGCCGTCCGCGCCGTAGGTGTGGGACGGGTTGGCCGCCGTGGAGGTGGCGCCGTCGCCGAAGTCCCACCGCCGGGAGGCGATGGTGCCGTCGGAGTCGGTGGACTGGTCGGTGAAGGCGACCGCCAGGCCGTTCGCCGAGGCGGAGAACCGCGCGGCCGGCGCCTGGTTGCCGCCGGTCCCGCCGCCCGCGCACGCGCCGGACGCGCACGCGGCGAGCCACGTCCGCCAGTCGCTGTCGTAGCGGGTGCCGATCGTGCTGGTCAGGAACGTCCGGGCGGCGTTCCAGTTGCCGGACCGGTAGTAGCCGAGGACGGTCGAGACGTCGCTCGGGTGCTTCTCGAACATGTACCGCACCGCGAGGTAGCCCCAGCGGTAGATGCGGGTCGTGTCATGGCTGTAGGTGGTGTCGAACAGCGTGCTGAGCGCGTAGGTGCTCCTCGCCGCCTCGGTGATCGCCGCGTCGTAGACCTCCTTGCGGTAGGAGTAGGACACGTACTCGGCGAATCCCTCGATCCACCAGATGGTGGGCGTGGTGACACCGGCGTTGAAGTCGCCGTACATGTCGAAGCGGCCGTCGAGGTAGTGGGTGTACTCGTGGTTGAGGTTCCAGATCTGGAACGCCGGGCGCACCCATTCGGCCTCGTAGGCGATGAACCGCGGCTGGTTGCCCGCGGCGGCCGGGTCGCCCTCCAGGTACATGCCGCCGTTGTTGGTGTCGATGCCGAACATCGCCCCGGCGTAGGTCTGGTAGTCGGTGCTCGAGTCGAAGACGCAGACCTCGATCGTGGTGTTGTTGTCGTTCGCGACGGGCCGGTTCCCGTCCTTCACCAGGCCGTGGAAGTAGGCGTCCTGGTTCTGGAGGCTGGCGCAGCTGTCCGACAGCTGGGCGGCCGTCATGTCCTGCGCCCGGATCTTGATGCTCGAACTGCAGGTGTAGGTGATGGTCAGGACGTTCTGGGCGAGCCGCTGCGCCAGGTCGCAGGTGCCGTAGTAGGAGCAGTTCGCCTTGTCGTAGTAGTCGGTCATCTCGGCGACGCCGACCCACAGCGGGGCGGTCTTCCCCGTCATGGCGCTCTGCCCGAGCAGCCCCTTGGCCAGCGGCCGGACCTTGGCCTGCAGCGCGGAGTGCTGCACGAAGCGTGTCAGCTCGCGCCCCGCGTTGGACGTCAGGTAGCCGCGGTCGGTGCCGAGCAGGGAGAGGTGGCCGGCGGCGAAGGAGTTGAGCGTGTCGAGCAGGCTCGGGTCGGACCCGACCGCCGAGACGAACTCCGGGACCTGGTGGCCGCGGAACAGCACCGTGTAGACGTTGTTCACCGCGTTGAGCATCCACCAGGACGCGTCGTAGGAGCTGTTGTAGCCGGTCAGCAGCCGCTTGACGACGTAGATGTAGCGGGCGTTCTCCTCCGCGCTGTCGATCAGCGTGACCGCCTCGGCGAGGACCTCGCCGTTGGCGTCGCTGACCGTCGAGGACTTGGAGTTGCCGAAGTAGGCGTCCAGACCCGACTGGATCGCCGTCTTCAGCGTGGGGCCGTAGGTCCCCACGGTCGACGGGTTGTACCAGTGGACGTAGTAGCCGGCTCGCAGATAGAGGACCAGCTGAGCCGTGCCGGTGGTGTTGTCGCCCGGGTAGTAGAGCCCGTTGTCGCGCAGCCCGTAGGCGACGCTCGCCATCTGCGACTCGCGGAACGCGTAGTACGCGTCGGTGCCGGTGAGGCTGAACAGCGAGTTGACGCAGTCGGTCGTGGACGACTTGATCTGCTGGACGAGCGCACTTCCGGAACGGCTCGTGAAGTCACTGGCGCTGCACGCGGCGGCAGCGGCCTTGGCGCTCGTCTTGGGGGCGGCCTTCATGGAAGGACGCTTGTGCTCCGCCGGCTTCTTCGACTGGTCGGGGCTGCTCTTCAGGTCGTTCTTGTCGGCGGAGAGCGGCGGCCGGTCCTTGGCGGGGAGCGGGGCCTTCTGCACGTGGCGGGCATCGCCGCCGTCGGGGCGGACGCTGGCGGGAGGGGGTTTCGGGGCGGCGTTCGCGGGCGCGACGAGGAACGTCGTCCCGAGGGCCACCGCCATTGACGCCAGCAGGCA
The sequence above is a segment of the Actinomadura coerulea genome. Coding sequences within it:
- a CDS encoding ABC transporter ATP-binding protein; its protein translation is MSLLSVRDLAVEFRTAKGPVRAVDGLSFSLEEGRTLGIVGESGSGKSAASLAIMGLLGGARVSGSIELAGTQVVGADRERVRALRGRKVAMIFQDPLSSLHPHYSVGEQIAEARRLHFGASRRAARGEAVRLLADVGIPDPGERAGDHPHRFSGGMRQRVMIAMALACEPDLLIADEPTTALDVTVQAQILELIARIQRERGLAVLMITHDLGVVARVADDVLVMYAGRAVERAPADALFAVPLHPYTRGLLGSLPRLTGPPGELAPIAGAPPSPLSPPAGCPFHPRCAERVEVCGTTRPVLLGTSHQAACHLLTTAKGTTG
- a CDS encoding collagenase, with translation MRNRRRSTRCLLASMAVALGTTFLVAPANAAPKPPPASVRPDGGDARHVQKAPLPAKDRPPLSADKNDLKSSPDQSKKPAEHKRPSMKAAPKTSAKAAAAACSASDFTSRSGSALVQQIKSSTTDCVNSLFSLTGTDAYYAFRESQMASVAYGLRDNGLYYPGDNTTGTAQLVLYLRAGYYVHWYNPSTVGTYGPTLKTAIQSGLDAYFGNSKSSTVSDANGEVLAEAVTLIDSAEENARYIYVVKRLLTGYNSSYDASWWMLNAVNNVYTVLFRGHQVPEFVSAVGSDPSLLDTLNSFAAGHLSLLGTDRGYLTSNAGRELTRFVQHSALQAKVRPLAKGLLGQSAMTGKTAPLWVGVAEMTDYYDKANCSYYGTCDLAQRLAQNVLTITYTCSSSIKIRAQDMTAAQLSDSCASLQNQDAYFHGLVKDGNRPVANDNNTTIEVCVFDSSTDYQTYAGAMFGIDTNNGGMYLEGDPAAAGNQPRFIAYEAEWVRPAFQIWNLNHEYTHYLDGRFDMYGDFNAGVTTPTIWWIEGFAEYVSYSYRKEVYDAAITEAARSTYALSTLFDTTYSHDTTRIYRWGYLAVRYMFEKHPSDVSTVLGYYRSGNWNAARTFLTSTIGTRYDSDWRTWLAACASGACAGGGTGGNQAPAARFSASANGLAVAFTDQSTDSDGTIASRRWDFGDGATSTAANPSHTYGADGTYTVSLTVTDDKGATGTATKQLAVSAGGGGTTECTGTDTRQLGQNCQRSNLSATQGNLAYLYLYVPAGTRSIKITSSGGTGDADLYYSPTTWATSTSYTQRSVNTGNNETLTITSPPAGYNYISLYGKQAFNGVTVKSEY
- a CDS encoding ABC transporter ATP-binding protein, with protein sequence MTALLRLEGLTKTFRTRRGAVRAVDGLNLEVRAGETLGLVGESGCGKSTTGRMLVRLLDPTAGRITFDGEDITGLSQRAMRPLRRDLQIIFQDPFASLNPRHTVGSIVAEPLRVQGERDPRPRVQEMLEYVGLGAEHLDRYPHEFSGGQAQRIGIARALVTGPRLVVADEPVSALDVSIQAQIVNLLAGLQRRLGLAYVFIAHDLAVVRHVCDRIAVMYLGRIVETGARDVVYGAPAHPYTRALLSAVPLPDPVAERARERVVLRGDPPSPSAPPPGCPFHPRCFKAQERCRAEPPSLRMAAGRQVACHYPETEPFTP